The following coding sequences are from one Diprion similis isolate iyDipSimi1 chromosome 9, iyDipSimi1.1, whole genome shotgun sequence window:
- the LOC124410177 gene encoding uncharacterized protein K02A2.6-like: MILKPTNVFKKKRGNKESSTESLNKTKKYWRCGYSNHKPDDSRFQTYTCSKRPKEGHLKKMCNQNVNQIVYEEEASDEEGFEVDLELGLHHLDGESTTSTTQANKRNHDFFEILKVEGKDICFELDSGAAVSIMPEIVFRGHFPKRKIIPILLRLDAKCKIPLVGHNWLEKIPLIQRVLYSGKLEVVNNVESSVILLYNAVPKFCKARPVPFAKREEVEEELERLVKENILVPVLHSDWATPVIVVRKAGDLFTSLPGSKFFTKLDLCNAYQQLELSEESRKFLTINTHVGLFQYTRLSFGVSSAPAIFQLVIDQMLLDFRVNSEGRHPTKEKIEVVLEAPMPQDVSQLRSFLGFIGYYSCFLPDLSTVLKPLYYLLESNRVLKWTKDCKQAFENVKVMLCNQVITHFDSTKPVVLACDASSYGVGAVILHIMQKGEERPIAFASKSLTKAEQNYAQIEREGLAIIFGLKKFHIFLAGRKFVLITDHKPLKIFGNKSGVPVMSTARLTRWAIILSSYQYDIKYKPGKDMGNADGLSRLPLQSKSNERGECYNISSIKDWPLSGKEISKFTIKDKILAKLLDFTLFGWPKSCPSDEIKPFFLRKNTLSVEQNCVIWENRVLVPDLLQKKVLDLLHEGHSGIVQTKMLARSFVWWPGIDKAIENLVKEWEFCQRMVDDVEAVTSHPWSWTINILERVHLDFGEYKGTELLILRDSFSKWVEVFVMTTTTSQSVIVELRTFFAMFGLPELVVSDNGTQLLSKEIEIFFHGNGIKHRTSPPYRSKSNGLAENSVKLVKKALAKLDLQDDRAGIKRSIQHKLDHFLFSYRNTPHVTTGKSPTELFLKRKPRTPLSMLKPSPNCDMKEKRHEAVANAVG; the protein is encoded by the exons ATGATTCTCAAAC caactaacgttttcaaaaagaaacgAGGGAATAAAGAAAGTTCAACAGAATCGTTAAACAAAACTAAAAAGTATTGGCGGTGTGGATATAGCAATCATAAACCTGATGATAGCAGATTTCAAACGTACACTTGTTCGAAACGTCCAAAAGAAGGacacttaaaaaaaatgtgcaaccAAAACGTAAATCAAATTGTCTACGAAGAGGAAGCGTCGGATGAAGAAGGTTTCGAGGTCGATCTAGAGCTTGGTCTACATCACCTGGACGGAGAGTCAACAACAAGTACTACTCAGGCGAACAAAAGAAATCacgatttctttgaaattttgaaggtCGAGGGTAAAGATATTTGTTTTGAATTAGATTCTGGTGCAGCAGTAAGCATTATGCCTGAAATTGTGTTCAGAGGGCATTTTCCAAAACGGAAGATCATTCCAATTCTCTTACGAC TGGATGCAAAATGTAAGATCCCTTTAGTGGGGCATAATTGGCTTGAGAAAATTCCGTTAATTCAAAGAGTATTGTATTCAGGGAAATTAGAAGTTGTCAATAACGTAGAGTCAAGCGTCATTTTGTTGt ATAACGCGGtaccaaaattttgtaaagcAAGGCCTGTGCCTTTTGCTAAGCGTGAAGAAGTAGAGGAGGAGTTAGAGAGgcttgtaaaagaaaatattttggttCCGGTTTTACACAGTGATTGGGCTACACCTGTAATTGTAGTAAGGAAAGCTGGTG ATTTGTTCACTTCTCTACCGGGAAGCAAGTTCTTTACGAAACTTGATTTATGTAACGCATATCAACAGTTAGAATTGTCGGAAGAATCtcgtaaatttttaacgattaaTACTCATGTTGGGTTGTTTCAATATACAAGATTAAGTTTCGGTGTTTCATCAGCACcggcaatttttcaattagtaATAGATCAAATGcttttgg ATTTTCGTGTAAATAGTGAAGGTCGTCATCCGACtaaggaaaaaattgaggtGGTTTTAGAAGCTCCAATGCCACAAGATGTTTCTCAGCTTCGCTCTTTTCTGGGATTCATTGGGtattattcttgttttctACCAGATCTATCTACTGTTTTGAAACCATTGTATTATTTGCTAGAATCAAATAGAGTTTTGAAATGGACAAAAGATTGTAAGCAGGCTTTCGAAAATGTAAAGGTAATGCTCTGTAATCAGGTGATAACACATTTTGATTCAACTAAACCGGTAGTTTTAGCTTGTGACGCATCTTCTTATGGTGTCGGAGCGGTGATTTTGCATATAATGCAAAAGGGGGAAGAACGTCCCATTGCGTTCGCATCAAAATCACTGACAAAAGCGGAGCAAAATTATGCACAAATCGAGAGAGAAGGGTTAGCGATAATTTTTGGTCTTAAGAAATTCCATATTTTTCTGGCTGGTCGCAAATTTGTATTAATAACTGACCATAaacctttaaaaatttttggaaacaaATCAGGAGTCCCAGTTATGTCTACAGCGCGCTTAACGCGTTGGGCAATAATTTTATCGTCTTATCAATATGACATAAAATATAAGCCGGGAAAAGATATGGGTAATGCAGATGGGCTGAGTCGATTGCCTTTGCAGAGTAAATCAAATGAGAGAGGTGaatgttataatatttcatcgaTTAAGGATTGGCCATTGTCTGGAAAAGAAATTAGTAAATTCACAATAAAGGATAAAATTTTGGCAAAACTCCTCGACTTTACGTTGTTTGGGTGGCCAAAATCTTGTCCGTCTGACGAGATAAAACCTTTCTTTTTGCGTAAAAATACATTGTCTGTTGAGCAAAATTGTGTAATTTGGGAAAATAGGGTGCTTGTTCCcgatttattacaaaaaaaggtTCTCGATTTGTTACATGAAGGTCATTCTGGTATTGTTCAAACAAAAATGTTAGCACGTAGTTTTGTTTGGTGGCCTGGAATTGACAAGgcgattgaaaatttagtcaaaGAGTGGGAGTTCTGTCAAAGAATGGTAGACGATGTTGAAGCTGTGACGTCGCATCCATGGTCGTGGACAATAAACATTTTAGAAAGGGTTCATCTGGATTTTGGCGAGTATAAAGGTACTGAGCTATTAATTTTGAGggatagtttttcaaaatgggtGGAAGTGTTTGTAATGACAACCACCACTTCACAATCGGTCATTGTTGAGCTTCGTAcgttttttgcaatgtttgGATTGCCTGAACTGGTGGTGAGTGATAACGGCACTCAATTGCTTtccaaagaaattgaaattttttttcacgggaATGGTATTAAACATCGAACGAGTCCTCCGTATCGTTCCAAATCAAACGGTCTAGCTGAAAATTCTGTTAAATTGGTTAAAAAAGCTTTAGCTAAGCTTGATTTGCAAGATGATCGAGCAGGAATCAAAAGAAGTATTCAACACAAACTggatcattttcttttttcttaccgAAACACTCCACATGTAACAACTGGTAAATCACCGACGGAATTGTTTTTAAAGCGAAAACCCAGAACACCCTTGTCCATGCTCAAACCTAGTCCTAACTGTgacatgaaagaaaaacgacaTGAGGCAGTTGCTAATGCTGTTGGATGA